AGTCTTCATCCCCATGTTATTCATGAGTGAAGTCCTGGGACGATTATTTCATGAATTTGCTGTGACGATCGCAGTGGCAATTCTCGTCTCTGGTTTTGTGTCTTTGACTTTGACTCCCATGTTGTGCAGCCGTTTTCTGCGTCCTGTAAATCATGCTAATCAAAGTCGGTTATATCAAGCTTCGGAATATGTCTTCGATCGCTTCCTCGGTTTGTACGATTGGAGTCTGAAAAAAGTCTTAAAATATCATCGCACCACGATGATTTTATCTGTCTTTCTCTTGGCGGTGACTGTTGGGCTGTTGATGATAGTTCCCAAAGGCTTTATTCCAAGCGAAGATACCGGACAAATTACAGGTATTACCCAAGCAGCAGAAGATGCATCCTTTGATAATCTTGTTCAGCATCAGCAGACAGTTGCTAACCTGATCCGCCAAGATCCAAATGTGGATGCAGTCAACTCCAATATCGGCGCGGGAGCCAGTGCTAGTGGCGGTGGGGCAGCAGTTGCAGCCAATTCTGGGAGTTTGTTTATTCGATTAAAACCGCGATCGCAACGCCAACTTGGGGCTGACGAAATCGTGCAAAATTTGCGAACTAAACTCGCCACTGTTCCCGGCATCCAAGTATTCTTACAAAATCCGCCAGCGATACCCATTGGCGCTCAACAAAGTACAGGACTTTATCAAGTTGCGCTCCAGAGTTCTGATGTCAAACCCTTGCAGGAATATGTTCCGCAACTTGTGGTCAAGATGAAGGAGATGACAGAACTTCAGGATGTCAACAGCGATTTACAATTTGCTTCCCAGATTCAAATTGACATTGACCGCGATAAAGCGTCAACTTATGGTATTACTGCCGAGCAAATCGAAAATACCCTCAGAAGTGCCTACGGTTCTTACCAAGTATCAACCATCTATGCAGCGACTAATGAGTATCAGGTGATTTTGGAATTAGCACCCCAGTTTCAGCAAGATATCAATGCTTTGTTGGCATTGTACATTAACTCCAGTACAGGAGTGGCAGTACCTCTGAAGACATTTGCCAAACTGTCTCAGGGAGTCAGCCCGTTAATGGTCAATCATAACGGTCGGATGAACGCCGCTACTATTTCCTTTAACCTCGCTCCTGGTGTGTCCTTGGGAAATGCCAACGAAGAGATTGAAAAAGTGATTAATCAGGTAATTCCTAAGAGCATTAGCACCAGCTTTCAGGGCGCAAGCCAGGTATTTCAAAGTTCACTACCGAGTTTGGGTTTATTGTTAGCGATCGCCATCCTCGTAATTTATCTGATTTTGGGTGTTCTCTATGAGGATTTCATTCACCCAATTACGATTCTTTCTGGTTTGCCGTCAGCAGGTTTTGGGGCATTGTTAACGCTGATAATATTCCATGTCGAACTGAATGTTTACTCCTTCATCGGCATTATTCTCTTAGTGGGCATCGTCAAGAAAAACGGCATCATGATGGTGGATTTTGCCATTGAAGCCCAGCGAGAAGAATTAAAAAAACCGTCTGAGGCCATTTATCAAGCCTGTTTGGTGCGCTTTCGTCCGATTATGATGACGACGATGGCAGCATTAATGGGAACCTTGCCGATTGCGATCGGATTTGGGGCTGGTTCCGAATCCCGCCGTCCTCTGGGGATTGCAGTTGTGGGCGGGCTGGTGTTTTCTCAGATATTGACCTTGTATTTAACACCCGTGTTCTATATCTATATGGAATCATGGCGGAAGAAGCTTAATCAAGTTAAGTTTCGGCGGGTGTTTTCGTTTACAGGGGGGCGATCGTAATGTTCAATATAGCGATCGCTACCACATTTCTGGGAGAACAAAACTCATGAACCTTTCAGAACTCTTCATTCGTCGTCCAGTCATGACCACCCTGGTAATGATGGGTATCCTCATTTTCGGTCTCATGAGTTATCTACTGTTACCCATCAGCGCCCTACCCAACGTTGAATATCCTTTTATATCTGTCTCTGCTAGTCTCCCTGGTGCCACCCCGGAAACAATGGCATCTTCGGTCGCTGCACCCTTAGAAAGACAGTTTACCGAAATTGCCGGACTCAATTCATTCAATTCCACCAGTTCCACAGGCAGCACCAATATTTCTCTACAATTTGACTTTAGCCGCAGAGTGGAAGATGCCGCCAAAGATGTCCAGGCAGCCATCTCAGCCGCCGCCGGACAATTGCCCGCCGGAATGCCTCACCCGCCTACCTACCGGAAAGTTAACCCATCTGTGTCACCGGTTATCTACCTCTATATGTATTCTGAGACACAGCCAATCTCGACAGTAGATGAATACGCAGAGGTAACAGTTGGTCAGC
This Nostoc sp. C052 DNA region includes the following protein-coding sequences:
- a CDS encoding efflux RND transporter permease subunit; this translates as MNLSEPFIRRPIMTTLVMTAILIFGFMSYRLLPISDLPSVDYPTIQVSASRPGASPETMAASVARPLEKQFSSIAGLDSLNSTSTLGQTQITLQFNLSRNIDDAAQDVQAAISGASGQIANDLPNPPTYSKVNPADQPILYLYLDSPTLPLSQVDNYAETYLAQKLSTINGVAQVAVYGSQKYAARIQLDPQQLATRQIGLDQVATAIQQGNVNLPTGSLSGNHKNFTVQTNGQLEDAAAYRQLIVSYKDGMPIYLNQLGRIVDSVENDKVASWYNNTRAIILTIQRQPGTNTVEVVDTIKKLLPNLREQIPASVEIGILYDASQSIRDSVDDVRFTLILTIALVILVIFIFLRNLSATVIPSLALPVSLIGTFAVMYLLHYSLDNLSLMALTLSVGFVVDDAIVMLENIVRHIEMGERPLEAALNGSREIGFTILSMTLSLVAVFIPMLFMSEVLGRLFHEFAVTIAVAILVSGFVSLTLTPMLCSRFLRPVNHANQSRLYQASEYVFDRFLGLYDWSLKKVLKYHRTTMILSVFLLAVTVGLLMIVPKGFIPSEDTGQITGITQAAEDASFDNLVQHQQTVANLIRQDPNVDAVNSNIGAGASASGGGAAVAANSGSLFIRLKPRSQRQLGADEIVQNLRTKLATVPGIQVFLQNPPAIPIGAQQSTGLYQVALQSSDVKPLQEYVPQLVVKMKEMTELQDVNSDLQFASQIQIDIDRDKASTYGITAEQIENTLRSAYGSYQVSTIYAATNEYQVILELAPQFQQDINALLALYINSSTGVAVPLKTFAKLSQGVSPLMVNHNGRMNAATISFNLAPGVSLGNANEEIEKVINQVIPKSISTSFQGASQVFQSSLPSLGLLLAIAILVIYLILGVLYEDFIHPITILSGLPSAGFGALLTLIIFHVELNVYSFIGIILLVGIVKKNGIMMVDFAIEAQREELKKPSEAIYQACLVRFRPIMMTTMAALMGTLPIAIGFGAGSESRRPLGIAVVGGLVFSQILTLYLTPVFYIYMESWRKKLNQVKFRRVFSFTGGRS